A stretch of the Nerophis ophidion isolate RoL-2023_Sa linkage group LG27, RoL_Noph_v1.0, whole genome shotgun sequence genome encodes the following:
- the rassf11 gene encoding ras association domain-containing protein 8 isoform X1, translating into MGSGVIISRLSAMELKVSVDGLPRLVCGVTEETTSQDVVTVLAQALGQPGRYMLRESYKDFERCMAPNERPLETLRKYGEHAKEVRLTLLHSGPWLCDQLSRAKVGRHQMRRKEAGAKAWRRSGSLSLHRQSLPLRRDAERHQEDLKRPKRKSLTLMEEARGWLESLGKTRVYSTAGDKKNRSFLSVTLSSEKRQAGGRRNTSDLDHQTSCCMGIQQKSKETESYQQDEKNRLRGTVVRQLARIQELQSRTAGVDREISEFEERARARQEQQKISEDQEEQVKIWENELKAEEGFERELQHLFLDTRAKVADCKARLESADSKSQDCADHNPTTSQDHYGLDENLGRPSGNLYYPPPPLIKERRPTGPAELREWWTRWSASQRSTSSMKKIHRSELTIYLAGTKV; encoded by the exons ATGGGGAGTGGTGTCATCATCAGCAG ATTGTCTGCGATGGAACTCAAAGTGTCTGTGGACGGCCTCCCGCGTTTGGTTTGCGGCGTTACAGAGGAGACCACAAGCCAGGACGTGGTTACGGTGTTGGCTCAGGCATTGG GCCAACCGGGACGTTACATGCTACGGGAGTCCTACAAAGACTTCGAGAGGTGCATGGCGCCCAACGAGCGCCCCCTGGAGACACTGAGGAAGTACGGGGAACACGCCAAGGAGGTCCGGCTGACGCTGCTCCACAGCGGACCTTGGCTCTGCGACCAATTGAGCCGCGCCAAAGTGGGCCGCCACCAGATGCGGCGGAAGGAGGCCGGCGCCAAAGCGTGGCGACGGAGCGGGTCGCTGAGTCTGCACCGGCAGAGTCTACCGCTGAGGCGAGATGCCGAGCGCCACCAAGAGGACCTGAAGAGGCCCAAGAGAAAGTCTTTGACGCTAATGGAGGAGGCTCGGGGCTGGTTGGAGAGTCTGGGGAAGACACGGGTTTATAGCACCGCCGGTGACAAGAAGAACCGGTCTTTCCTGAGCGTCACTCTTTCCTCCGAGAAACGCCAAGCGGGAGGCCGCAGGAACACGTCCGACTTGGACCACCAAACGTCTTGCTGCATGGGGATTCAGCAGAAGAGCAAAGAGACTGAAAGTTACCAGCAGGATGAGAAGAACCGCCTCCGAGGGACAGTCGTACGCCAGCTCGCTCGCATTCAAGAGCTCCAGAGCCGCACGGCGGGTGTGGACCGGGAGATCTCGGAGTTTGAGGAGCGAGCGCGGGCCCGACAAGAGCAGCAGAAGATAAGTGAAGATCAAGAAGAGCAGGTGAAGATCTGGGAAAACGAACTGAAGGCGGAGGAAGGCTTCGAGAGGGAACTGCAGCACTTGTTCCTCGACACCAGGGCCAAAGTCGCAGACTGCAAGGCCAGACTGGAAAGTGCGGACTCCAAGAGCCAAGACTGTGCAGACCACAACCCGACAACATCCCAGGACCACTATGGTCTGGATGAAAATCTTGGCAGGCCCTCAGGAAACCTCTACTACCCTCCTCCTCCTCTGATCAAGGAGCGGCGGCCCACTGGCCCCGCAGAGCTCAGAGAATGGTGGACGCGCTGGTCTGCAAGCCAGAGGTCCACAAGTAGCATGAAGAAGATCCACCGCTCAGAACTCACCATCTACTTGGCCGGCACCAAAGTCTGA
- the rassf11 gene encoding ras association domain-containing protein 8 isoform X2 — MELKVSVDGLPRLVCGVTEETTSQDVVTVLAQALGQPGRYMLRESYKDFERCMAPNERPLETLRKYGEHAKEVRLTLLHSGPWLCDQLSRAKVGRHQMRRKEAGAKAWRRSGSLSLHRQSLPLRRDAERHQEDLKRPKRKSLTLMEEARGWLESLGKTRVYSTAGDKKNRSFLSVTLSSEKRQAGGRRNTSDLDHQTSCCMGIQQKSKETESYQQDEKNRLRGTVVRQLARIQELQSRTAGVDREISEFEERARARQEQQKISEDQEEQVKIWENELKAEEGFERELQHLFLDTRAKVADCKARLESADSKSQDCADHNPTTSQDHYGLDENLGRPSGNLYYPPPPLIKERRPTGPAELREWWTRWSASQRSTSSMKKIHRSELTIYLAGTKV; from the exons ATGGAACTCAAAGTGTCTGTGGACGGCCTCCCGCGTTTGGTTTGCGGCGTTACAGAGGAGACCACAAGCCAGGACGTGGTTACGGTGTTGGCTCAGGCATTGG GCCAACCGGGACGTTACATGCTACGGGAGTCCTACAAAGACTTCGAGAGGTGCATGGCGCCCAACGAGCGCCCCCTGGAGACACTGAGGAAGTACGGGGAACACGCCAAGGAGGTCCGGCTGACGCTGCTCCACAGCGGACCTTGGCTCTGCGACCAATTGAGCCGCGCCAAAGTGGGCCGCCACCAGATGCGGCGGAAGGAGGCCGGCGCCAAAGCGTGGCGACGGAGCGGGTCGCTGAGTCTGCACCGGCAGAGTCTACCGCTGAGGCGAGATGCCGAGCGCCACCAAGAGGACCTGAAGAGGCCCAAGAGAAAGTCTTTGACGCTAATGGAGGAGGCTCGGGGCTGGTTGGAGAGTCTGGGGAAGACACGGGTTTATAGCACCGCCGGTGACAAGAAGAACCGGTCTTTCCTGAGCGTCACTCTTTCCTCCGAGAAACGCCAAGCGGGAGGCCGCAGGAACACGTCCGACTTGGACCACCAAACGTCTTGCTGCATGGGGATTCAGCAGAAGAGCAAAGAGACTGAAAGTTACCAGCAGGATGAGAAGAACCGCCTCCGAGGGACAGTCGTACGCCAGCTCGCTCGCATTCAAGAGCTCCAGAGCCGCACGGCGGGTGTGGACCGGGAGATCTCGGAGTTTGAGGAGCGAGCGCGGGCCCGACAAGAGCAGCAGAAGATAAGTGAAGATCAAGAAGAGCAGGTGAAGATCTGGGAAAACGAACTGAAGGCGGAGGAAGGCTTCGAGAGGGAACTGCAGCACTTGTTCCTCGACACCAGGGCCAAAGTCGCAGACTGCAAGGCCAGACTGGAAAGTGCGGACTCCAAGAGCCAAGACTGTGCAGACCACAACCCGACAACATCCCAGGACCACTATGGTCTGGATGAAAATCTTGGCAGGCCCTCAGGAAACCTCTACTACCCTCCTCCTCCTCTGATCAAGGAGCGGCGGCCCACTGGCCCCGCAGAGCTCAGAGAATGGTGGACGCGCTGGTCTGCAAGCCAGAGGTCCACAAGTAGCATGAAGAAGATCCACCGCTCAGAACTCACCATCTACTTGGCCGGCACCAAAGTCTGA